In Bacillus cereus ATCC 14579, a single window of DNA contains:
- a CDS encoding excalibur calcium-binding domain-containing protein, with protein sequence MKKLLASATAVTLLTVGYSSSAFAAKSPNDTKNCGHFKSQQDAQAFWDQNGYGVGNDPHRLDNDKDGIPCEDYKYPKSTNTTTENKETTKPQEQPKQENTKQENTKQEPVKQENTKQENSKQNNQTTNNKQEQTKPQTTAKETKKNTNTVVKKETKKQGEKLPNTASNGVTMMLASLGLALAGSVLMFRRKKTNA encoded by the coding sequence ATGAAAAAATTATTAGCTTCAGCAACAGCGGTAACACTATTAACAGTGGGGTACAGTTCTTCTGCATTTGCAGCTAAGAGTCCTAATGATACAAAAAACTGTGGCCATTTTAAAAGTCAACAAGATGCTCAAGCATTCTGGGATCAAAATGGATATGGTGTTGGAAATGATCCGCACCGTTTAGATAATGATAAAGACGGCATTCCATGTGAAGATTATAAATATCCAAAGAGCACAAATACTACAACAGAAAATAAAGAAACTACTAAACCTCAAGAACAACCTAAACAAGAAAATACTAAACAGGAAAACACTAAACAAGAACCTGTTAAACAAGAAAACACTAAGCAAGAGAATTCAAAACAAAACAACCAAACAACAAATAATAAACAAGAACAAACCAAGCCTCAAACAACTGCAAAAGAAACAAAGAAAAATACTAATACAGTTGTGAAAAAAGAAACAAAAAAACAAGGTGAAAAATTACCTAATACAGCATCAAACGGTGTTACAATGATGCTAGCAAGCTTAGGATTAGCATTAGCTGGATCTGTATTAATGTTCCGTCGTAAAAAGACAAACGCATAA
- a CDS encoding YjcZ family sporulation protein, with amino-acid sequence MGYGGSCGGCGFSGGFALLVVLFILLIIVGASCFC; translated from the coding sequence ATGGGTTATGGTGGTAGTTGTGGCGGTTGTGGCTTCTCGGGAGGCTTTGCTTTATTAGTCGTGTTATTCATTTTATTAATCATCGTTGGAGCTTCTTGCTTCTGCTAA
- a CDS encoding GNAT family N-acetyltransferase: MKLVGKHIYIRLYKTADANELANLHIRNREFFQRVCPLLPEVFYTEEHQKIRLEQALKKTAEGQVYPFGIFLRENDKLIGDISLTQIVRGDLQSCYTGFTLDKEHNTKGYTTEALQLVVDFAFRELELHRIEAGAMLANLASIRVLEKMGFKKEGIAKENIRINGKWTDHQIVAIINSLDV; encoded by the coding sequence ATGAAACTAGTAGGGAAGCACATTTATATTCGGCTTTATAAAACTGCTGATGCTAACGAGTTAGCTAACTTACATATTAGAAATCGCGAATTTTTTCAACGAGTTTGCCCGTTGCTCCCAGAAGTTTTTTATACAGAAGAACATCAAAAAATACGTCTTGAACAAGCTCTAAAAAAGACAGCTGAAGGGCAAGTATACCCTTTTGGAATCTTTTTAAGAGAAAATGATAAACTGATTGGAGACATTTCATTAACTCAAATTGTTAGGGGAGACCTCCAAAGCTGTTATACGGGTTTTACTTTGGATAAGGAGCATAATACAAAGGGCTATACAACAGAGGCTCTTCAACTTGTTGTAGATTTTGCTTTTAGGGAATTAGAGCTACATAGAATTGAAGCAGGAGCGATGCTTGCTAATTTAGCATCTATTCGTGTATTAGAAAAAATGGGATTTAAAAAAGAAGGTATAGCGAAAGAAAATATAAGGATTAATGGCAAATGGACAGATCATCAAATAGTAGCTATCATCAACAGCTTGGATGTGTAA
- a CDS encoding MDR family MFS transporter, with protein sequence MNMTTKSPASGKVDTSNLKHTPILIALLLGAMVALLNETLLGNALTVLMKEFDVTASTIQWLSTAYMLVVGVLVPITALLQQWLTTRQMFLIAMVTFLVGTLIAGFAPTFSVLLIGRIVQAVATGLITPLLMNTILIICPPEKRGATMGLIALVMMAAPAIGPTLSGVIVDSLNWRWLFYIVIPIVIISIMIGMKYIQNVSELTRPKVDYPSILLSTLGFGGLVYSFSASGDLGWSDAKVYGTLIVGLISLCIFAVRQLKIENPILELRAFKVPMFTLSVGLIVIVMMSLFSTMTLLPMFLQTVLLVTAFKSGIIMLPGSVISAIMGPIAGKLFDKFSPKVIIVPGIVLVGIAMFLFKGITPDTSMVQIIIMHSVLMVGLMFVMTAQTYGLNQLTPDLYPHGTALFSTLQQVAGAIGTAIFISKMSSGTTKYMESSANPLDPLEKLNGLTSGFQGAFALGLVFIIVAFIVSLFLKEEKEGVKEARVLQNEH encoded by the coding sequence ATGAATATGACAACTAAGAGCCCAGCAAGTGGCAAAGTTGATACTTCTAATTTGAAACATACCCCCATTTTAATTGCATTACTTTTAGGTGCAATGGTTGCATTATTAAATGAAACATTACTTGGTAATGCGTTAACGGTATTAATGAAAGAATTTGACGTAACCGCTTCAACGATTCAATGGCTTTCTACAGCTTACATGTTAGTAGTTGGGGTTTTAGTTCCAATTACAGCATTACTTCAGCAATGGCTCACAACGAGACAAATGTTTTTGATCGCTATGGTAACGTTTTTAGTCGGTACATTAATTGCGGGATTCGCACCGACATTTTCCGTTTTATTAATTGGCCGTATCGTCCAAGCTGTAGCGACGGGGTTAATTACACCGTTATTAATGAATACGATTTTAATCATTTGTCCACCTGAAAAACGTGGTGCGACAATGGGATTAATCGCACTCGTGATGATGGCAGCTCCGGCAATTGGCCCTACATTATCTGGAGTAATTGTGGATTCATTAAATTGGCGCTGGTTATTCTATATTGTTATTCCTATCGTGATCATTTCCATTATGATTGGGATGAAGTACATTCAAAATGTTTCAGAGTTAACAAGGCCAAAAGTAGATTACCCATCTATCCTTTTATCGACATTAGGATTTGGCGGGCTTGTGTATAGCTTTAGTGCATCGGGTGATTTAGGATGGTCCGATGCAAAAGTGTATGGCACTTTAATTGTTGGGCTTATCTCATTATGTATTTTTGCCGTTCGACAATTGAAAATTGAGAATCCAATTTTAGAATTACGAGCATTTAAAGTTCCGATGTTTACATTATCAGTTGGATTAATTGTCATTGTGATGATGTCGTTATTTTCAACGATGACTTTATTACCGATGTTCCTGCAAACCGTTTTACTCGTTACAGCTTTTAAATCAGGAATTATCATGCTTCCGGGAAGTGTTATTAGCGCCATAATGGGACCAATCGCAGGTAAACTATTTGATAAATTTAGTCCGAAAGTTATTATCGTTCCCGGCATTGTCTTAGTAGGAATTGCAATGTTCTTATTTAAAGGCATTACTCCTGATACATCAATGGTACAAATTATTATCATGCATAGCGTATTAATGGTTGGACTCATGTTTGTCATGACAGCACAAACATACGGTTTAAATCAATTAACACCAGATTTATATCCGCACGGAACAGCACTATTTAGTACGTTGCAACAAGTAGCTGGTGCAATTGGTACAGCTATCTTTATTTCGAAAATGTCTTCAGGAACAACTAAGTATATGGAAAGCTCCGCAAATCCACTGGATCCGTTAGAGAAGTTAAACGGTTTAACTTCAGGATTCCAGGGTGCATTTGCACTTGGGTTAGTCTTTATCATTGTTGCATTTATCGTATCGTTATTCTTAAAAGAAGAGAAAGAAGGAGTAAAGGAAGCGAGAGTTTTACAGAACGAACATTAA
- a CDS encoding class D sortase, translating into MNKKQWIGLCLTVIGLTIFSYYFLEWYSARQSAESLTTSEAKQYEISTPSKENETQNINQTETEIKTDTSLQEEPVQIPASKVNHQLGDKVAYLIIPKIQKKYSIYWGADDKVLKKGVGMFVSDLTTTPSGNGHTVLSGHRDTVFTELGQLKENDQLIVEYENKTYTYEINKHWITDSEDRTVIVEKSEPTLTLTTCYPFDYIGDAPDRYIIEASLLSIH; encoded by the coding sequence GTGAATAAAAAACAATGGATAGGCTTATGTTTAACTGTTATTGGACTTACTATCTTTTCCTATTATTTTCTGGAATGGTATAGTGCTAGACAATCAGCAGAGTCGTTAACAACTAGCGAGGCTAAACAATATGAGATCTCCACACCTTCTAAAGAAAATGAAACGCAAAACATCAATCAAACAGAGACAGAGATAAAGACTGACACTTCATTACAAGAAGAACCTGTACAAATTCCTGCTTCAAAGGTAAACCATCAGTTAGGAGATAAAGTAGCATATTTAATTATCCCTAAAATACAAAAGAAATACTCTATATATTGGGGAGCTGATGATAAAGTACTAAAAAAGGGTGTAGGTATGTTTGTTAGTGACTTAACTACTACACCATCTGGAAATGGTCATACAGTTTTAAGTGGACATAGAGATACTGTTTTTACCGAGCTTGGTCAATTAAAGGAAAATGACCAACTTATCGTGGAATATGAAAATAAAACATATACATATGAAATTAACAAGCATTGGATAACAGATTCAGAAGATCGAACAGTTATTGTAGAAAAAAGTGAGCCGACATTAACATTAACAACTTGTTATCCTTTTGACTATATAGGAGACGCTCCAGATCGGTACATAATTGAAGCATCTCTACTTTCTATTCATTGA
- a CDS encoding PRK06770 family protein — protein sequence MDKKLKYWLASIIGGVVLATGMLQFAEVPLGSEDHVFAEVNKEDTLSNEAEVKGSNAQLHITVTSTEEEVISAMHSMTHQKVKACEGKGAIPMSKKNAEKVRNILNGNNFKNKEELLAITERWANRDFSEILEEHNYFIKLQGGKIGEATVMDKIDEKVFCFNTFGDDVTAALVKSGDLQPR from the coding sequence ATGGACAAGAAGCTAAAGTATTGGCTAGCATCTATTATAGGGGGAGTAGTACTTGCAACTGGAATGTTACAGTTTGCTGAAGTCCCGCTTGGGAGTGAGGACCATGTTTTTGCAGAGGTTAATAAAGAAGACACACTATCGAATGAAGCAGAAGTGAAAGGCTCAAATGCACAACTTCACATTACAGTAACTTCTACTGAAGAAGAAGTTATTTCAGCTATGCATAGTATGACTCATCAAAAAGTAAAAGCGTGTGAAGGAAAGGGAGCGATTCCTATGTCCAAAAAGAATGCAGAGAAAGTAAGAAACATTCTAAACGGAAACAATTTCAAGAATAAAGAAGAGCTATTAGCAATTACTGAAAGATGGGCAAATAGAGATTTTAGTGAAATTTTAGAAGAACATAACTATTTTATTAAACTTCAAGGTGGCAAGATAGGTGAAGCTACAGTAATGGATAAGATAGACGAGAAAGTATTCTGTTTCAATACTTTCGGTGATGATGTAACGGCCGCATTAGTTAAATCAGGAGATCTTCAGCCACGTTAA